The Anopheles cruzii unplaced genomic scaffold, idAnoCruzAS_RS32_06 scaffold00349_ctg1, whole genome shotgun sequence genome contains a region encoding:
- the LOC128276031 gene encoding protein lethal(2)essential for life-like, producing the protein MSIVPIFFRNWWDDEWDRPLWNSRLLDQHFGRGVTADDLLAALTSVTADSNNRRLQHQHSHPSGCYMRPWHSSCVANNRDTGSTVNVTNDKFQINLDVQHFAPEEISVKYVDKSVIVEGKHEEKQDDHGYISRHFVRRYMLPAGHNESDIASSLSSDGILTISCPRKAIEQKPEKSIPITQTGQPQKVAADKGTNSNRTFKPKRQGTRLRKKAE; encoded by the exons ATGTCGATCGTTCCGATTTTCTTCCGTAACTGGTGGGACGACGAGTGGGACCGTCCGTTGTGGAACTCGCGACTTCTCGACCAACATTTCGGAAGAGGAGTAACGGCCGATGATCTACTAGCCGCCCTGACGTCGGTCACTGCCGATTCCAACAACCGCCGACTTCAGCACCAACATAGTCATCCTTCGGGGTGTTACATGCGTCCGTGGCACAGCTCCTGTGTGGCCAACAATCGTGACACTGGCTCGACAGTGAATGTAACCAACGACAAGTTCCAAATCAATCTGGACGTGCAGCATTTCGCTCCCGAGGAGATCTCGGTCAAGTACGTGGACAAATCCGTCATCGTGGAGGGAAAGCACGAGGAGAAACAGGACGATCACGGATACATTTCGCGCCATTTCGTACGCCGCTAcatgttgccggccggccacaacGAGAGCGATATCGCTTCGTCACTCTCATCGGATGGCATCCTGACCATCAGCTGCCCGAGGAAAGCCATTGAACAGAAACCGGAAAAGAGCATTCCCATCACCCAGACAGGACAGCCACAGAAAGTAGCAGCTGATAAAGGAACGAA TTCTAATCGGACTTTTAAACCAAAGAGACAAGGAACACGTTTGCGAAAAAAAGCTGAATAG